One genomic window of Pirellulales bacterium includes the following:
- a CDS encoding zinc ABC transporter substrate-binding protein, with amino-acid sequence MWRVLSLALVALAGLGCNQLADIGEGEGRVRIVCTTGQVGDMLAHIGGDHVDVRTLMGPGVDPHLYKATPGDIRLLKSAKAIFYNGLHLEGRLAEVLEKLSRRKPTIAVTDEIRQHNPDRLRQAPEFAASFDPHVWFDVGLWADCADYAATRLMEIDPTHASDYRRQADAYIAELRALDDETRRHLSEIPARGRVLVTAHDAFGYFGRAYDIEVHGLQGISTADEADLGAINDLVKLLVARQVKAVFIESSVPSKNIRSLIQGCEAAGHQLVLGGELYSDAMGPAGTPEGTYIGMIAFNVDQIERALQ; translated from the coding sequence ATGTGGCGCGTTTTATCCCTCGCTCTCGTGGCGCTCGCCGGATTGGGCTGCAACCAGCTCGCTGACATTGGCGAGGGGGAAGGACGTGTACGCATCGTCTGCACCACGGGCCAGGTTGGCGACATGCTGGCGCATATCGGCGGCGACCATGTTGACGTGCGCACCCTGATGGGGCCAGGCGTCGACCCGCACTTGTACAAGGCCACGCCGGGCGACATTCGCCTGCTAAAGAGCGCTAAGGCGATTTTTTACAACGGCCTGCACCTCGAAGGTCGGCTGGCCGAGGTGCTGGAAAAGCTCTCGCGGCGAAAACCAACAATCGCTGTGACCGACGAAATTCGGCAGCATAATCCCGATCGATTGCGCCAGGCGCCCGAGTTCGCGGCCAGCTTCGACCCGCACGTGTGGTTCGATGTCGGACTATGGGCCGACTGTGCCGACTATGCGGCGACACGACTTATGGAAATCGATCCCACGCACGCCAGCGATTACCGCCGCCAGGCGGACGCCTACATCGCCGAGTTGCGCGCGTTGGACGACGAGACACGTCGTCACTTGTCAGAAATCCCCGCGCGGGGGCGCGTCCTTGTGACAGCGCATGATGCATTCGGCTATTTCGGCCGGGCCTACGATATCGAGGTTCACGGCCTGCAAGGAATCAGCACGGCAGACGAAGCGGATCTGGGCGCGATCAACGACCTGGTGAAATTGCTCGTTGCCCGGCAAGTGAAGGCGGTCTTTATCGAATCGAGCGTTCCGTCGAAGAACATTCGCAGCCTGATCCAAGGATGCGAGGCCGCCGGCCATCAGCTCGTTTTGGGCGGAGAGCTGTATTCAGACGCCATGGGACCGGCCGGCACGCCTGAGGGAACCTATATCGGCATGATTGCCTTTAATGTCGACCAGATCGAGAGGGCCTTGCAGTGA
- a CDS encoding metal ABC transporter ATP-binding protein — MKRDAADQTAPASATPPPRPTPAAPPLEIHDMTVAYHRKPVLWDIDLVTPEGQLIGIIGPNGAGKSTLIKAVLGLTPLASGQVRIYGKPYAEQRHLVGYVPQRETVDWDFPVTALDVVMMGTYGRLGWFRRPGAAERRLAEECLDKVGMISYARRQIQQLSGGQQQRIFLARALAQDAQIYFMDEPFAGVDAATEQAIVALLQALRNNGKTVFVVHHELQTVRNYFDFVILLNLRLVAAGPTAIAFTKQNLQQTYGGRLTILDEAAEAVRLGEAPR; from the coding sequence GTGAAGCGTGACGCCGCCGACCAGACCGCTCCCGCGAGTGCAACGCCTCCGCCAAGGCCGACCCCGGCCGCGCCGCCGCTCGAAATTCATGACATGACGGTGGCCTACCACCGCAAACCAGTGCTGTGGGATATCGACCTGGTTACGCCCGAGGGGCAGTTGATCGGCATCATTGGCCCCAACGGCGCAGGCAAAAGCACCTTGATCAAAGCCGTGCTGGGGCTGACACCGCTGGCCAGTGGCCAGGTGCGCATTTATGGAAAGCCCTACGCCGAGCAACGGCATCTGGTCGGCTATGTACCGCAACGCGAAACAGTCGACTGGGACTTTCCCGTCACCGCTCTCGATGTGGTGATGATGGGCACCTATGGCCGGCTGGGCTGGTTTCGTCGACCCGGCGCGGCCGAGCGCCGTCTGGCCGAAGAGTGCCTCGATAAAGTCGGCATGATTTCCTATGCGCGCCGACAAATTCAGCAGCTTTCTGGCGGGCAGCAACAACGCATCTTCTTGGCGCGGGCGCTCGCGCAAGATGCGCAGATCTATTTCATGGACGAGCCGTTCGCCGGGGTCGACGCGGCCACCGAGCAGGCCATCGTGGCGCTGCTGCAGGCGCTGCGCAATAACGGCAAGACCGTATTCGTTGTCCATCACGAGTTGCAGACCGTGCGCAACTATTTCGATTTCGTGATCCTGCTCAACCTGCGCCTGGTGGCGGCCGGCCCCACGGCCATTGCCTTTACGAAGCAGAATCTGCAACAGACCTATGGCGGCCGCCTGACGATCCTGGACGAAGCGGCCGAAGCTGTACGGCTGGGTGAGGCGCCGCGGTGA